In Chloroflexota bacterium, one DNA window encodes the following:
- a CDS encoding ribonuclease inhibitor, whose protein sequence is MSEPILCPIQQPLERLDSHAVLQPLLEYLSHNQPVTSPTTFPRGTVLPDGRLDLCKQQLGIEGCQLVAQALAQNTTINSLLLGTNGIGNVGAKAVAELIEQTPELEIVYLGCNAIEASGVEALSQSLRNNRHVHGLWLKRNPLGLAGAQAIAQLLEHNQHLRTLDLVNTDLGMDGFGVIMQALIRTNRSLERIYLSGNQLGPEAAELIVELLRHNPKLSELYLSVNQFGDRGAQTLAEGLAANQTLRVLELSSNGIGLEGGTTLLEVAFAHPRLEQFKLGYAPSTKVLGAQANQLGDRGAQLIGQLLPSNTTMRQLDLTRNGISKLGQTSLAQGLEYNYRLVDLAINHLQEPLISHYLERNRQQSGQPIQPHTDIARIKSVYRTTIK, encoded by the coding sequence ATGAGCGAGCCAATTCTGTGCCCAATTCAACAGCCACTTGAGCGGCTTGATAGCCATGCCGTTCTCCAACCATTGCTTGAATATTTAAGCCATAATCAGCCAGTAACCAGTCCTACGACGTTTCCGCGTGGCACAGTGCTGCCCGATGGCCGCCTCGATTTATGTAAGCAACAACTTGGGATTGAGGGCTGCCAACTGGTGGCCCAAGCCCTTGCCCAAAATACCACCATCAATAGCTTGTTACTGGGCACAAATGGCATCGGCAATGTTGGAGCCAAGGCCGTAGCTGAGTTGATTGAGCAAACCCCAGAGCTGGAAATTGTCTATCTTGGCTGCAATGCGATTGAGGCCAGTGGAGTTGAAGCATTAAGCCAAAGCCTACGCAATAATCGGCATGTGCATGGCCTCTGGCTCAAACGTAATCCCTTGGGGTTGGCAGGCGCACAAGCGATCGCCCAACTACTTGAGCATAATCAGCATTTACGCACGCTCGATTTGGTCAATACCGATTTGGGCATGGATGGATTTGGCGTGATTATGCAGGCCTTGATTCGCACCAATCGCAGCCTAGAACGAATTTACTTGAGCGGTAATCAACTTGGGCCAGAAGCTGCCGAACTCATTGTTGAGTTACTCCGCCATAATCCCAAACTGAGCGAATTGTATTTGAGCGTCAATCAATTTGGTGATCGTGGTGCCCAAACCTTGGCCGAAGGCTTAGCCGCCAATCAAACCTTGCGCGTTTTGGAGCTTTCCAGCAATGGAATTGGCCTTGAAGGTGGCACAACCTTGCTTGAAGTGGCCTTTGCCCATCCACGGCTTGAGCAATTTAAGCTTGGCTATGCCCCTTCAACCAAGGTATTGGGAGCGCAAGCCAACCAACTTGGGGATCGCGGCGCACAATTAATTGGTCAACTGTTGCCCAGCAATACCACCATGCGCCAACTCGATCTGACTCGCAATGGAATTAGCAAACTTGGTCAAACGAGCCTAGCCCAAGGCTTGGAGTATAATTATCGCTTAGTTGATTTGGCAATTAATCACCTGCAAGAGCCGTTGATTTCGCACTATTTAGAGCGCAACCGCCAACAATCTGGCCAGCCAATTCAGCCGCACACTGATATTGCACGAATCAAAAGTGTTTACCGTACAACTATCAAATAA
- a CDS encoding SDR family oxidoreductase — translation MQQIADDPTQIDQHDRFKSLVAKIYKQGRKAKSDRKRQQIVAHDQQLREQSLLLQQKRGQHSPPLLPNDPTSELQQANHCYSCKQSYTSLHFFYHALCPACAELNYRKRQQSADLRGRVAVVTGGRIKIGYQLVLRLLRDGARVIVTTRFAHDCAKRLKAEPDSHEWLDRVQIYGLDLRMLPAVEQFIAHLHATEPSIDILINNAAQTIKRPYEFYRPLVEAEYQANSHDQALLVHDQQQHLDWLKHGSNYALLGAGQHMIDHTRHDYDGLPLDYREQNSWSLLLDQIDTRELLEVQLINAVAPFMLNSQLKPLLLRSPFARRFIINVSAMEGQFQRASKTARHPHTNMAKAALNMLTRTSAQDYAQAGIFMNSVDTGWITDENPYAKQQMLQQTQGFYPPLDAIDGMARIYDPIVQGINHAEEPLFGHFLKDYAPYPW, via the coding sequence TTGCAACAGATTGCTGATGATCCCACCCAGATCGATCAGCATGATCGCTTTAAATCCTTAGTTGCCAAAATTTATAAACAAGGCCGCAAAGCCAAATCCGACCGCAAACGCCAACAAATTGTCGCCCACGACCAACAGTTGAGAGAACAAAGCCTACTATTGCAACAGAAACGCGGCCAGCATTCGCCGCCGTTGCTGCCAAACGACCCAACCAGCGAATTGCAACAAGCCAATCATTGTTATAGTTGCAAACAATCGTATACTAGCCTCCACTTTTTTTACCATGCCTTGTGCCCTGCTTGTGCTGAGCTGAATTATCGTAAACGCCAGCAAAGCGCCGATTTGCGTGGACGGGTGGCAGTGGTGACTGGTGGCCGAATTAAAATTGGCTATCAATTAGTGTTGCGTTTATTACGTGATGGGGCACGGGTGATTGTCACCACACGCTTTGCTCACGATTGTGCCAAACGCCTCAAAGCTGAGCCAGATAGCCACGAATGGCTTGATCGCGTGCAAATTTATGGCTTAGATTTGCGCATGCTGCCAGCAGTCGAGCAATTTATTGCCCATTTGCATGCCACCGAACCAAGCATCGACATCTTGATTAACAATGCGGCCCAAACGATTAAACGGCCTTATGAATTTTATCGGCCATTAGTTGAAGCCGAATATCAAGCCAATAGCCATGATCAAGCCTTGCTAGTGCATGATCAACAACAGCATTTGGATTGGCTCAAGCATGGCTCAAATTACGCCTTGCTTGGTGCAGGCCAGCACATGATCGACCATACGCGCCATGATTATGATGGCTTGCCATTGGATTATCGCGAGCAAAACAGTTGGTCGTTGCTGCTTGATCAGATTGATACGCGTGAGTTGCTTGAGGTTCAGTTAATCAATGCGGTTGCGCCGTTTATGCTCAATAGCCAGCTCAAACCCTTGTTGCTGCGTTCGCCATTCGCGCGGCGCTTTATCATCAATGTCTCGGCAATGGAAGGCCAATTTCAGCGAGCCAGCAAAACTGCGCGGCATCCGCATACGAATATGGCCAAAGCGGCGCTCAATATGCTCACCCGCACATCAGCCCAAGATTACGCTCAGGCTGGCATTTTCATGAATAGCGTTGATACTGGCTGGATTACCGATGAAAATCCCTATGCCAAACAGCAAATGTTACAACAAACCCAAGGGTTTTATCCGCCGCTTGACGCAATTGATGGCATGGCGCGGATCTACGATCCAATTGTGCAGGGGATTAACCACGCTGAAGAGCCATTGTTTGGCCATTTTTTGAAAGATTACGCACCATATCCATGGTAA
- a CDS encoding aminoacyl-tRNA deacylase — MGTRTRATDVMCRVTSDFELLSFEASEFTAEEAAEKLNLPLNMLFKTLLAKGEKKGYVLAVVPSDHRLSLKKLADALGDKRVEMAPIEELTRLTGYLKGGVSPLGTRRAMPVVLDFSAFQHARISLSAGQRGLQMLVAPSHLQQAAKALVADISDNDS, encoded by the coding sequence ATGGGAACTCGAACGCGGGCGACTGATGTGATGTGTCGCGTGACTAGCGATTTTGAATTGTTGAGTTTTGAGGCAAGCGAATTTACTGCCGAGGAAGCCGCTGAAAAGCTTAACTTACCATTAAATATGTTGTTTAAAACTTTATTGGCCAAAGGCGAGAAAAAAGGCTATGTTTTAGCGGTTGTACCAAGTGATCATCGCCTGAGCCTCAAGAAATTGGCCGATGCGCTTGGCGATAAACGGGTTGAAATGGCTCCCATCGAGGAATTAACCCGCTTGACTGGCTATCTCAAAGGTGGGGTTTCGCCCTTGGGCACGCGCCGCGCAATGCCAGTTGTCCTCGATTTTAGTGCCTTTCAGCATGCACGAATTAGCTTGAGTGCTGGTCAACGTGGCTTACAAATGTTGGTAGCGCCAAGCCATTTGCAACAAGCCGCCAAAGCCCTAGTTGCCGATATTAGCGACAACGATAGCTAA